The Rhea pennata isolate bPtePen1 chromosome Z, bPtePen1.pri, whole genome shotgun sequence genome includes a region encoding these proteins:
- the IDNK gene encoding probable gluconokinase isoform X1 — MVLVVVMGVSGSGKTTVGSRLAAKLGWKFYDADDYHPPENKKKMAEGVPLNDEDRIPWLCALHDVLRREESARQDAVLACSALKKIYRCILVSGASALESNQPEKPGENTVLKILFVHLDGPIDLIARRLEKRRGHFMPPELLKSQFDTLEPPRAPENFITISVEKSLPEIVLEIENAIFSE, encoded by the exons atggtgctggtggtggtgatgggcGTGAGCGGCTCGGGGAA GACCACGGTTGGGTCGCGTTTGGCAGCAAAG ttGGGATGGAAGTTCTATGATGCAGATGATTACCATcctccagaaaataaaaagaagatgGCAGAAGGAGTACCACTAAATGATGAG gACAGGATTCCATGGCTTTGTGCACTGCATGATGTGTTAAGGAG AGAAGAATCAGCTAGACAAGATGCAGTTCTGGCCTGTTctgcactgaagaaaatatacagATGTATATTAGTTAGTGGAGCATCAGCACTTGAAAGCAACCAGCCAGAGAAACCAGGAGAAAACACAGTGCTGAAGATCCTCTTTGTTCATTTGGATGGGCCTATAGACCTCATTGCTCGTCGCctagagaagaggagaggacaTTTTATGCCACCTGAATTACTTAAGTCTCAGTTTGATACTCTGGAGCCTCCTAGAGCACCAGAAAACTTTATTACTATCAGTgtagaaaaatctcttcctgaaaTAGTGCTGGAAATTGAAAATGCTATCTTTTCAGAGTGA
- the IDNK gene encoding probable gluconokinase isoform X2, translating into MAEGVPLNDEDRIPWLCALHDVLRREESARQDAVLACSALKKIYRCILVSGASALESNQPEKPGENTVLKILFVHLDGPIDLIARRLEKRRGHFMPPELLKSQFDTLEPPRAPENFITISVEKSLPEIVLEIENAIFSE; encoded by the exons atgGCAGAAGGAGTACCACTAAATGATGAG gACAGGATTCCATGGCTTTGTGCACTGCATGATGTGTTAAGGAG AGAAGAATCAGCTAGACAAGATGCAGTTCTGGCCTGTTctgcactgaagaaaatatacagATGTATATTAGTTAGTGGAGCATCAGCACTTGAAAGCAACCAGCCAGAGAAACCAGGAGAAAACACAGTGCTGAAGATCCTCTTTGTTCATTTGGATGGGCCTATAGACCTCATTGCTCGTCGCctagagaagaggagaggacaTTTTATGCCACCTGAATTACTTAAGTCTCAGTTTGATACTCTGGAGCCTCCTAGAGCACCAGAAAACTTTATTACTATCAGTgtagaaaaatctcttcctgaaaTAGTGCTGGAAATTGAAAATGCTATCTTTTCAGAGTGA